Proteins found in one Phocoena sinus isolate mPhoSin1 chromosome 19, mPhoSin1.pri, whole genome shotgun sequence genomic segment:
- the AURKC gene encoding aurora kinase C, with product MKSGSAQPAAVAGQTMPSIPTMRRLTIDDFEIGRPLGKGKFGNVYLARLKESHFIVALKVLFKSQIEKEGLEHQLRREIEIQAHLQHPNILRLYNYFHDARRMYLILEYAPRGELYKELQKSHTLDEQRTATVMEELADALTYCHEKKVIHRDIKPENLLLGFRGEVKIADFGWSVHTPSLRRRTMCGTLDYLPPEMIEGRTYNEKVDLWCIGVLCYELLVGNPPFESPSHNETYRRILQVDVRFPPSMPLGAQDLISKLLRYQPSERLPLVQILEHPWVRAHSRRVLPPSAQMVS from the exons ATGAAGTCGGGCAGTGCGCAGCCCGCAG CTGTAGCAGGTCAAACGATGCCCAGCATCCCAACCAT GCGGCGCCTTACAATTGATGATTTTGAAATCGGGCGTCCTCTCGGCAAGGGAAAATTTGGGAATGTGTACCTGGCTCGGCTCAAGGAAAGCCATTTCATTGTGGCCCTGAAAGTCCTCTTCAAGTCCCAGATAGAGAAGGAAGGACTGGAACACCAGCTGCGCAGAGAAATTGAAATCCAGGCACATCTACA ACACCCCAATATCCTACGCCTGTACAACTACTTCCATGACGCACGCCGGATGTACCTGATTCTAGAATATGCTCCAAGGGGTGAGCTCTACAAGGAGCTGCAAAAGAGCCACACATTAGACGAACAGCGTACAGCTACG GTAATGGAGGAGTTGGCAGATGCTCTGACCTACTGCCATGAAAAGAAGGTGATTCATAGGGATATTAAGCCGGAGAACCTGCTGCTGGGGTTCAGGGGCGAGGTGAAGATCGCAGACTTTGGCTGGTCTGTGCACACCCCCTCTCTAAG GAGAAGGACAATGTGTGGGACACTGGACTACTTGCCCCCAGAAATGATTGAGGGGAGAACATACAATGAGAAGGTGGATCTATGGTGCATTGGGGTGCTCTGCTATGAGCTGCTGGTGGGAAATCCGCCCTTTGAGAGCCCCTCCCATAATGAGACCTACAGACGCATCCTCCAG GTAGATGTAAGGTTTCCCCCATCAATGCCTTTGGGGGCTCAGGACTTGATCTCCAAGCTTCTCAGATACCAGCCCTCGGAGCGGTTGCCCTTGGTCCAGATCTTGGAGCACCCGTGGGTCCGGGCCCACTCTCGGAGGGTGCTGCCCCCATCTGCTCAAATGGTTTCCTGA